The DNA region CCGGCCGTCCCGGCTCGGTCGTCGAGAACCTCAAGGTCCTCGACGAGGCCGCGGGCCGTGCAGCCGCCGCGGGCGCAGGGCTCCTCGCCGCCCCGGAGATGTTCCTGACCGGCTACGCGATCGGTGCTGACGTGCGCAGGCTCGCCGAGCCCGCCGACGGCGACTCCGCGGACGAGATCGCCGAGATCGCCTCCCGGCACGGCGTGGCCATCGCCTACGGCTACCCGGAGCGCGCCGCTGAGCTGGTCTTCAACTCGGCCCAGCTGATCTCCGCCGACGGCACGCGTCTCGCCAACTACCGCAAGACGCACCTCTTCGGCTGCTTCGAGCAGGAGTGGTTCACCCCCGGGGACGAGCCGGTCGTCCAGGCCGAGCTGGACGGCCTCCGCGTCGGCCTGATGATCTGCTACGACGTGGAGTTCCCGGAGAACGTCCGTGCGCACGCCCTCGCCGGCACCGACTTCCTCGTGGTGCCCACGGCCCAGATGCACCCGTTCCAGTTCGTCGCCGAGTCCGTCGTACCGGTGCGCGCCTTCGAGAACCAGATGTACGTCGCGTACGTCAACAGGGTCGGCGTGGAAGGGGAGTTCGAGTTCGTCGGGCTCTCCACTCTGGCCGGCCCGGACGGGGGCGCCCGGGCCCGCGCCGGCCGCGGCGAGGAACTCGTCCTCGGTGATGCGGACCCCGCTCTCCTCGCCGCCTCGCGCGAGGCCAACCCGTATCTGAAGGACCGCCGCCCCGGCCTCTACGGGTCCCTCGTCTGACACCCCCGGACGCCTGACACCCCCAGCCCCACCCGCCTCACCCCAGCTTTCCCGCAAGGAGTCCGTACCCCATGACGTCCACGGTGCCCCCCGCCGTCCCGCACACCGACGCGCAGCCGCCGATCACCATGTTCGGCCCGGACTTCCCGTACGCGTACGACGACTTCCTCGCGCATCCCGCGGGCCTGGGCCAGATACCGGCGACCGAGCTCGGCACCGAGGTCGCCGTCATCGGCGGCGGTCTGTCCGGCATCGTGGCCGCGTACGAGCTGATGAAGATGGGCCTCAAGCCCGTCGTGTACGAGGCCGACAAGATCGGCGGGCGGCTGCGGACGGTGGGCTTCGACGGGTGCGACCCCTCCCTCACCGCCGAGATGGGCGCGATGCGCTTCCCGCCGTCCTCCACGGCGCTCCAGCACTACATCGACCTGGTGGGGCTGCGGACCGAGCCGTTCCCCAACCCCCTTGCCGAGGCGACCCCTTCGACCGTGGTCGACCTCAAGGGCGAGTCGCACTACGCGACCACCGTCGACGACCTGCCGCAGGTCTACCGCGACGTGATGAACGCGTGGAACGCCTGCCTCGAAGAGGGCGCCGACTTCTCCGACATGAACCAGGCCATGCGCGAGCGCGACGTGCCGCGCATCCGCGAGATCTGGGCGAAGCTCGTCGAGAAGCTCGACGACCAGACCTTCTACGGCTTCCTCTGCGAGTCGGAGGCCTTCAAGTCCTTCCGGCACCGCGAGATCTTCGGCCAGGTCGGCTTCGGAACCGGCGGCTGGGACACCGACTTCCCGAACTCCATCCTGGAGATCCTGCGCGTCGTCTACACCGAGGCCGACGACCACCACCGCGGCATCGTCGGCGGCAGCCAGCAACTCCCGCTGCGCCTGTGGGAGCGCGAGCCGCAGAAGATCGTGCACTGGGCGTACGGGACGTCGCTCGCCGACCTCCACGAGGGGACGCCGCGGCCCGCCGTGACCCGCCTGAACCGCACGGCCGGCAACGGGATCACGGTCACCGACGCCTCCGGCGACATCCGTACGTACCGGGCGGCGATCTTCACAGCCCAGTCCTGGATGCTGCTGTCCAAGGTCGCCTGCGACGACGCGCTCTTCCCGATCGACCACTGGACGGCCATCGAGCGCACCCACTACATGGAGTCGAGCAAGCTCTTCGTGCCGGTCGACCGGCCGTTCTGGCTGGACAAGGCCGTCGACGACAGGGGAAATCCGACGGGCCGTGACGTCATGTCGATGACGCTCACCGACCGGATGACGCGCGGCACCTACCTCCTCGACGACGGGCCGGACAAGCCCGCCGTCATCTGCCTCTCCTACACCTGGTGCGACGACAGCCTGAAGTGGCTGCCGCTGTCCGCGAACGAGCGGATGGAGGTCATGCTGAAGTCGCTCGGCGAGATCTATCCGAAGGTCGACATCAGGAAGCACATCATCGGCAACCCGGTGACCGTGTCCTGGGAGAACGAGCCCTACTTCATGGGCGCGTTCAAGGCCAACCTGCCCGGCCACTACCGCTACCAGCGGCGCCTGTTCACGCACTTCATGCAAGACCGGCTGCCCGAGGACAAGCGGGGCATCTTCCTCGCGGGCGACGACATCTCCTGGACGGCCGGCTGGGCCGAGGGCGCCGTACAGACCGCCCTCAACGCCGTATGGGGCGTCATGCACCACTTCGGCGGCGGAACGGACCCGGCCAACCCGGGCCCGGGCGACGTATACGACGAGATCGCTCCGGTAGAGCTCCCCGAGGACTGACGACAGGACGATTCGGGCCCTGCCCCGCCCCTTCAGGGGCGCGGGGAACTGCGCGACCAGCCCCCACCGTCCCGCAGATAGATCACCGCGTTCCCAACGGAGTAAGCAGACACCGGCCGACCAGGCCAACCCCCGTGTCGAGCCGCTCGACGAACTCCCCGGCCAAGTCGGGGAGTTCCCGCAGCGCCCACACCGCCCGCGCGGCGGACCACGCCGCGTCCCGCGCCCGGTCCAGGCTCCACGCGCCGAGCAGATGGGTCAGCGGGTCGGCGATCTGGAGGAGGTCGGGGCCCGGCATCAGATCTTCGCGGATGCGCTCCTCCAGCGAGACGAGGACGTCACCCACGCGGTCGAACTCGTCCTCCAGTTCGGCCGGTTCGCAGCCGAGCGTACGACAGGCGTCCACCACCGCGAGCGCCAGATCGTGCCCGATGTGCGCATTGATGCCCGCAAGTGCGAACTGCAGTGGACGTACTCCGGGATGACGTCGGAGCTGGAGGAGCGGCCGCCAGCAGGCGGGCGGACGACGCTCGTCCGCCACCGCCTCGACGGCGTCGAGATAGCGCTCCGCGAACCGCACGTCCAGCGTGATCGCCGCGCGGGCATCGGTGAAGTGCCCTGTCTCCAGGCGCCGGTCGACCTCCTCGGTGACGGCGAGGTAGACACGGTTGAAGACCGCGACACCGTCCCGCTCGGGCCAGGCCGCACCGAGCGCACGCATCCGGTGCACCACCGCGTCGACGCTGTGCACGCGAGCTGTGAACTGTTCCAACGGCACCATGGGGGCAGGGTCCCAGGCCTACGCTGTGCCGAGGGCCGCCGGGCCGAGCGCTTCCCCAGAACGGGGGAACACGCGGGACCCGACGGAGGGGGGAGCACCACGTGTCAGGGCAACGTGCCCATCGCCTGGCCGCACGCAGGGCCGAGCGCAGGCGCGCCGCCCGGCGCGGCGCCATGGTCGCCGTGGCGTCCGCGGTCGTCGTGGTCGGCACGGTGACGGGGATGATGTCCGCGCTCGACGACGGCCGGGGCAGCGACGAGGCACGCCCCGACGTCACCAGCTCACCACTCCTGCAACCGCTGCCCGGTGTGCCCACACCGTCGCCCTCGAAGACGTCCGCCTCGCCGTCCCCGTCGCTCTCTCCGTCCAAGGCCACGCCGAGCCCGAAGCCGTCGAAGAGCGCGTCGACGAAGCCGAGGACGGAGCCCGTGTCCGTGCAGCTGTACCGCCATCCCGAGTCCCAGGTCCTCGACTGGGTCCGCGACCACCGCGACGACCCGCGCCGCCCGCTCATCGAGTCCCGGATAGCCGACCGGCCGGCCGCCGTCTGGTTCGCGGACTACACGCCGTCGAACATCACCGCCCGCGTCAGGGCGGTCACCTCGGCCGGCTCGGCGAAGGACAGGGTCCCGGTCGTCGTCCCGTACGCGATATCGAACCGCGACTGCGGAGGCGCCTCGCAGGGCGGTGCGCCTGACCTCGGGGCGTACGACGGGTGGATCGACAAGTTCGCGGCGGGCCTCGGTTCCGAGGAGGTCATCGTGGTCCTGGAGCCGGACGCGATCGCCCAGTCCGACTGCCTGTCCGAAGGCGACCGGGCCGCCCGTTTCGCCTCGCTGGCCCGTGCGGGACGCGTCCTCAAGGCGGCGAACCCGAAGGCGCGGGTCTACTTCGACGCGGGTCACTCCGACTGGAACACCCCGGAGAAGCAGGCCGGGCTGCTGCGCCGGGCCGGTGCCGCATCCGCCGCCTCCTCGGACGGCATCTTCAGCAATGTCTCCAACTTCAACCGGACGGGCGACGAGATCGCGTACGTCCGCCGGACCCTCGACGCCCTCGGCGGCCCGGCGGGCCTGGGCGCCGTCATCGACACCAGCCGCAACGGCAACGGCGCCCCGGCCGACGGCGAGTGGTGCGATCCCGCGGGCCGCAAGCTCGGACAGGCGCCGACCATGAGCACCGGAGAGGCACGGATCGACGCCTATCTGTGGGTGAAGCTGCCCGGCGAGTCCGACGGCTGCAAGGGCGCGCCGGGGACGTTCACCCCCGACTACGCCTACGACTTGGCACGCTGACCGCCCGCCGAACCGGATCCCGAATCGGAGCCGGAAGCGGATCCCGAGTCGGAGCCGTACGACGACGTGCCCTCGTCGAGCAGCGGTTCCTGCGACTTGAGGTGCGCGGGGGCCATCGCGCGCAGCGCGTGGTAGCCGACGATGACGACGATCGTGCCGAGCGCGATGCCGCTCAGCGAGAAGGTGTCGGTGAACTCCAGCGTGACGTTGCCGACGCCGATGATGATGCCCGCCGCGGCCGGCACCAGGTTCAGCGGATTGCGCAGGTCCACGCCCGCGTTGAGCCAGATCTGCGCGCCCAGCAGGCCGATCATGCCGTACAGGATGACCGTGATCCCGCCGAGCACACCGCCCGGAATGGCGGCCACGACCGCGCCGAACTTCGGGCAGAGGCCGAAGAGCAGCGCGAAGCCGGCGGCGGCCCAGTAGGCGGCCGTCGAGTAGACACGGGTCGCGGCCATGACGCCGATGTTCTCGGAGTACGTCGTGTTGGGCGGGCCGCCCACGGCGGTGGAGAGCATCGAGCCGACGCCGTCCGCGGAGATCGCGGTGCCCAGCTTGTCGTCCAGCGGGTCGCCGGTCATCTCGCCGACCGCCTTCACATGGCCCGCGTTCTCGGCGACCAGCGCGATGACGACCGGCAGCGCCACGAGGATCGCGGACCACTCGAAGGACGGGCCGTGGAAGTTCGGCAGCCCGATCCAGTCGGCCCGGCCCACGGCGGAGAGGTCGAGCCGCCAGTGATCGGTGAGCTTGCCGCTCGCGTCGACCGAGTGGATCCGCCCGAAGACGCGGTCGAAGACCCAGGAGATCCCGTACCCGAAGACCAGCCCGAGGAAGATCGCGATCCGCGACCAGAAACCGCGCAGGCACACCACGGCCAGAGCGGTGAACAGCATCACGAGCAGCGCCGTCCACTGGTCCTGCGGCCAGTACGTGGAGGCGGTGACCGGCGCCAGGTTGAAGCCGATCAGCATGACGACCGCGCCCGTGACGATCGGCGGCATCGCGGCGTGGATGATCCGCGCCCCGAACCGCTGCACCGCGAGACCCACGAGGAACAGCGCGACCCCGACCACGAAGACGGCACCGGTCACGGTCGCGCTGGTGCCGCCCTGCGCGCGGATCACCGCCGCGACGCCCACGAAGGACAGCGAGCAGCCCAGATAGCTGGGCACCCGGCCGCGGGTCGCGAGCAGGAAGATCACCGTCGCGACGCCCGACATCATGATCGCGAGGTTCGGGTCGAGGCCCATCAGGACGGGCGCGACGAAGGACGCCCCGAACATCGCCACCACGTGCTGGGCGCCGAGCCCGGCCGTACGCGGCCACGAGAGCCGTTCGTCGGGGCGGACGACCGCCCCCGGCGCGGGCGTGCGCCCGTCACCGTGCAGCTTCCAGCGCACGCCGAGGTCCATGGTGGGGTTCCGCTTTCTCTGTACGACGAGATCTGTACGCCGATGGGCCGACGTCAAGATCCGCAAGTGAAGATCAGCGCCATGGTAGGGCGGAGCTGGGAGAGCGGCCGGTTCAGGGCCGACGATCCGGAACCGGCGCGTCCGCCGAGCTGGCCTTCCCGCCGGTGGTGCGGCCGCTGGCACGCAGCACGTTCGCGAACGAGGCGAGGCCGAGGGTCAGCACCGTCACGAGGACGAACGACGTCACCAGGCTCGTCGCGTCCGCCACGGCCCCGATCGCGGACGGCGCGATCAGGCCCGAGGTGTACGTGATGGTGGCGACGCCCGCGATGGCCTGGGACGGATTGGGGCCGCTGCGGCCCGCCGCCGCGAAGCAGAGCGGGACGACGACGGCGATGCCGAGACCCAGCAGGGCGAAGCCGGCCATGGCCACCGCGGCGTTCTGGGCCATCACGACGAGCAGCGCACCGAGGGTCGCGAGGGCACCGCTCACCCGTACCGTGCGGACCGGGCCGAAGCGGTCCACCACCGAGTCGCCGGCGAACCGCGCGATCGCCATGGTGAGCGTGAAGCCCGTGGTGGACGCGGCCGCGACCCCGGCCGAGCTGTCGAGGACGTCCCGCAGATACACCGCCGACCAGTCCAGGCTCGCCCCCTCCGCGAACACCGCGCAGAAGCCGATCGCGCCGATGAGCAGTGCCGACTTCGGAGGCAGCGCGAAACGCGGGGGCGGTTCCTCGTCCTCGGTGGGACGCAGGTCCAGCACCCACTGACAGGCGGCCACGCCGATCAGGGTGAGTGCCACGGCTGCGAGCGCGTGGTGCAGGCGCGCGTCCGAGCCCAGATGGGCGGCGACGGTGCCGGCCGCCGAGCCGACCAGTGCGCCCGCGCTCCACATCCCGTGCAGCCCGGACATGATCGACTTGTCGAGCCGGGTCTCGATCTCGACACCCAGGGCGTTCATCGCCACGTCGGCCATGCCCGCCGTCGCGCCGTAGACGAAGAGGGCCATGCACAGGGTCAGCAGATTCGGCGCGAGTGCCGGGAGGATGAGCGCGAGCGTCCACAGGGCGATCAGGCCGCGCAGGGCCGCGCGGGCGCCGAAGCGGTGGCTGACGCTGCCCGCGAGCGGCATCGCGACGGACGCGCCGATCGCCGGGAACGCGAGCGCCAGGCCGAGCTGGCCGGCGCTCACGGAGGCGTGGTCCTGGATCCACGGGACGCGGGTCGCGAACGAACCGGTGACGGCACCGTGCACGGCGAACACCACCGCCACCGCGTACCGGGAGCGCTTCACCTCGCGCTGGTCGTAGACCACTTCACTCATTTACCCGGCCCCCCTTGTCCATTACCCGCCCACTCCCCACTGTGCCGCCGTAAACTATCAGGGACCCTGCCTGATAGATAGGCGGTATCGGGCCTGCCGCCCCGGCGCCCCCGATCTGGAAGGATCCCGGCATGCCCGCATCACCGAGCACCGCCCGGGCCATCAACGACCGGCTCGCCCTGCGCCTCCTCCAGCAGGAAGGCCCTTTGACGGCAGGGCAGTTGAAGCAGCTCACCGGCCTGTCCCGACCCTCCGTCGCCGACCTGGTGGAACGCCTCGCCG from Streptomyces sp. NBC_00258 includes:
- a CDS encoding carbon-nitrogen hydrolase family protein, giving the protein MRTALLQSSGRPGSVVENLKVLDEAAGRAAAAGAGLLAAPEMFLTGYAIGADVRRLAEPADGDSADEIAEIASRHGVAIAYGYPERAAELVFNSAQLISADGTRLANYRKTHLFGCFEQEWFTPGDEPVVQAELDGLRVGLMICYDVEFPENVRAHALAGTDFLVVPTAQMHPFQFVAESVVPVRAFENQMYVAYVNRVGVEGEFEFVGLSTLAGPDGGARARAGRGEELVLGDADPALLAASREANPYLKDRRPGLYGSLV
- a CDS encoding flavin monoamine oxidase family protein, with amino-acid sequence MTSTVPPAVPHTDAQPPITMFGPDFPYAYDDFLAHPAGLGQIPATELGTEVAVIGGGLSGIVAAYELMKMGLKPVVYEADKIGGRLRTVGFDGCDPSLTAEMGAMRFPPSSTALQHYIDLVGLRTEPFPNPLAEATPSTVVDLKGESHYATTVDDLPQVYRDVMNAWNACLEEGADFSDMNQAMRERDVPRIREIWAKLVEKLDDQTFYGFLCESEAFKSFRHREIFGQVGFGTGGWDTDFPNSILEILRVVYTEADDHHRGIVGGSQQLPLRLWEREPQKIVHWAYGTSLADLHEGTPRPAVTRLNRTAGNGITVTDASGDIRTYRAAIFTAQSWMLLSKVACDDALFPIDHWTAIERTHYMESSKLFVPVDRPFWLDKAVDDRGNPTGRDVMSMTLTDRMTRGTYLLDDGPDKPAVICLSYTWCDDSLKWLPLSANERMEVMLKSLGEIYPKVDIRKHIIGNPVTVSWENEPYFMGAFKANLPGHYRYQRRLFTHFMQDRLPEDKRGIFLAGDDISWTAGWAEGAVQTALNAVWGVMHHFGGGTDPANPGPGDVYDEIAPVELPED
- a CDS encoding DUF5995 family protein; protein product: MVPLEQFTARVHSVDAVVHRMRALGAAWPERDGVAVFNRVYLAVTEEVDRRLETGHFTDARAAITLDVRFAERYLDAVEAVADERRPPACWRPLLQLRRHPGVRPLQFALAGINAHIGHDLALAVVDACRTLGCEPAELEDEFDRVGDVLVSLEERIREDLMPGPDLLQIADPLTHLLGAWSLDRARDAAWSAARAVWALRELPDLAGEFVERLDTGVGLVGRCLLTPLGTR
- a CDS encoding MFS transporter; its protein translation is MSEVVYDQREVKRSRYAVAVVFAVHGAVTGSFATRVPWIQDHASVSAGQLGLALAFPAIGASVAMPLAGSVSHRFGARAALRGLIALWTLALILPALAPNLLTLCMALFVYGATAGMADVAMNALGVEIETRLDKSIMSGLHGMWSAGALVGSAAGTVAAHLGSDARLHHALAAVALTLIGVAACQWVLDLRPTEDEEPPPRFALPPKSALLIGAIGFCAVFAEGASLDWSAVYLRDVLDSSAGVAAASTTGFTLTMAIARFAGDSVVDRFGPVRTVRVSGALATLGALLVVMAQNAAVAMAGFALLGLGIAVVVPLCFAAAGRSGPNPSQAIAGVATITYTSGLIAPSAIGAVADATSLVTSFVLVTVLTLGLASFANVLRASGRTTGGKASSADAPVPDRRP
- a CDS encoding uracil-xanthine permease family protein; the protein is MDLGVRWKLHGDGRTPAPGAVVRPDERLSWPRTAGLGAQHVVAMFGASFVAPVLMGLDPNLAIMMSGVATVIFLLATRGRVPSYLGCSLSFVGVAAVIRAQGGTSATVTGAVFVVGVALFLVGLAVQRFGARIIHAAMPPIVTGAVVMLIGFNLAPVTASTYWPQDQWTALLVMLFTALAVVCLRGFWSRIAIFLGLVFGYGISWVFDRVFGRIHSVDASGKLTDHWRLDLSAVGRADWIGLPNFHGPSFEWSAILVALPVVIALVAENAGHVKAVGEMTGDPLDDKLGTAISADGVGSMLSTAVGGPPNTTYSENIGVMAATRVYSTAAYWAAAGFALLFGLCPKFGAVVAAIPGGVLGGITVILYGMIGLLGAQIWLNAGVDLRNPLNLVPAAAGIIIGVGNVTLEFTDTFSLSGIALGTIVVIVGYHALRAMAPAHLKSQEPLLDEGTSSYGSDSGSASGSDSGSGSAGGQRAKS
- a CDS encoding glycoside hydrolase family 6 protein — translated: MVAVASAVVVVGTVTGMMSALDDGRGSDEARPDVTSSPLLQPLPGVPTPSPSKTSASPSPSLSPSKATPSPKPSKSASTKPRTEPVSVQLYRHPESQVLDWVRDHRDDPRRPLIESRIADRPAAVWFADYTPSNITARVRAVTSAGSAKDRVPVVVPYAISNRDCGGASQGGAPDLGAYDGWIDKFAAGLGSEEVIVVLEPDAIAQSDCLSEGDRAARFASLARAGRVLKAANPKARVYFDAGHSDWNTPEKQAGLLRRAGAASAASSDGIFSNVSNFNRTGDEIAYVRRTLDALGGPAGLGAVIDTSRNGNGAPADGEWCDPAGRKLGQAPTMSTGEARIDAYLWVKLPGESDGCKGAPGTFTPDYAYDLAR